A single region of the Streptomyces sp. NBC_01803 genome encodes:
- a CDS encoding TIGR02677 family protein — translation MSDEPDAPQAVVEGAFGIDAFSLDDRLRLFHFAAAEKRHEYLWLLRAFDRGRANYQVLLHASDAVGLLERLTADHPAAGAVGDVQPLLDALADWRILDRSYDGTRAANLAEYRNRHYVYQFTQAGYRAYRAVEDVLGARLEDAQLSRLVFPDILGDLRALAEANTAGDAEEVYRKLGRLDSVLNEMAQRAARFYLMLGDLARTNDTRPEVFLAHKDTLLAHMREFTAELGRYAPLLAEAVEKAAASGVERMIEYAAEADERLFRSPADRLADWRHRWDGIVHWFAEREHGEAERLQDATVTAIRSVLALLRRVTEARRGGVSRESQLRHLAQWFTSCESDEDAHALFQAVFGLGAPRHIAVPYADPEQIPARTSWWDAEPVELARTLVQSGRTPALHGPGRIERNDAQRARLRAEQLKEQAERRSAANALVSDGVYGRRLDEPETRALLALLDVALAARVPASRSVTAASGSAHGVRLTLTPAEGSTTVDTVRGRLHLDGLRLEVTA, via the coding sequence GTGAGTGACGAGCCCGACGCCCCGCAGGCGGTCGTCGAGGGCGCGTTCGGCATCGACGCGTTCTCCCTCGACGACCGCCTGCGGCTGTTCCACTTCGCTGCCGCTGAGAAGCGCCACGAGTACCTGTGGCTGCTGCGCGCCTTCGACCGCGGGCGCGCCAACTACCAGGTGCTGCTGCACGCTTCGGACGCGGTGGGACTGCTTGAGCGGCTCACCGCCGACCATCCTGCCGCGGGCGCCGTGGGCGACGTTCAGCCGCTGCTCGACGCGCTCGCGGACTGGCGGATTCTGGACCGGTCGTACGACGGGACGCGCGCCGCGAACCTCGCCGAATATCGCAACCGCCACTACGTGTACCAGTTCACCCAGGCCGGATACCGGGCGTACCGGGCCGTGGAGGACGTACTCGGCGCGCGCCTTGAGGATGCCCAGCTCTCCCGCCTCGTCTTCCCCGACATCCTCGGCGACCTGCGCGCGCTGGCCGAGGCCAACACCGCGGGCGATGCCGAGGAGGTGTACCGCAAGCTCGGCCGTCTCGACTCCGTGCTGAACGAGATGGCGCAGCGCGCCGCCCGCTTCTACCTCATGCTGGGAGACCTGGCGCGCACCAACGACACCCGGCCCGAGGTGTTCCTCGCCCACAAGGACACGCTGCTGGCGCACATGCGGGAGTTCACCGCCGAACTCGGCCGCTACGCTCCACTGCTCGCCGAGGCCGTCGAGAAGGCCGCGGCAAGCGGTGTGGAACGCATGATCGAGTACGCGGCCGAGGCCGACGAGCGGCTCTTCCGCAGTCCCGCCGACCGGCTGGCAGACTGGCGCCACCGGTGGGACGGCATTGTCCACTGGTTCGCGGAGCGCGAGCACGGCGAGGCTGAGCGGCTGCAGGACGCCACCGTCACCGCGATCCGCTCCGTCCTCGCTCTGCTGCGCCGCGTCACCGAGGCGCGCCGTGGCGGGGTGAGCCGGGAGAGCCAACTGCGCCATCTCGCCCAGTGGTTCACCTCCTGTGAGAGTGACGAGGACGCCCACGCCCTTTTCCAGGCAGTCTTCGGGCTGGGCGCGCCCCGCCATATCGCCGTCCCGTACGCCGATCCCGAACAGATCCCGGCACGTACGTCCTGGTGGGACGCAGAACCGGTCGAGCTGGCCCGCACCCTGGTCCAGTCCGGCCGGACCCCCGCCCTGCACGGCCCCGGCCGCATTGAGCGCAACGACGCCCAGCGGGCCCGGCTCCGTGCCGAGCAGCTGAAGGAGCAGGCCGAGCGCCGGAGCGCCGCGAACGCGCTCGTATCGGACGGCGTCTACGGCCGGAGGCTCGACGAGCCCGAAACGCGGGCATTGCTCGCCCTGTTGGACGTGGCGCTCGCCGCCCGTGTGCCCGCCAGCCGCTCCGTCACCGCCGCCTCCGGATCCGCCCACGGGGTACGTCTCACCCTCACCCCCGCCGAGGGCTCCACCACCGTCGACACCGTGCGCGGTCGCCTCCACCTCGACGGACTGCGCCTGGAGGTCACCGCGTGA
- a CDS encoding TIGR02678 family protein, with translation MSRVAESVSPLELADYQKAVRLVLRHPLVTPGYPDKAALATVRRWAEQLRTDLLEVLGYRLVTTADTARLQRAQDGLDATRPALTRVGRPFDRRRYAYLVLILAALGRHGAQVALGELADAVAADAVRIDGLGLDTARKADRDAFVDAVTWLTERGALTLADGSATAWAGDPERAEALYDIDREILTAVHHPTRVLQHLTSVTALLDSSGALGLSAGRTAQRRDQARRARRLVLENPVAYYADADPGLLGQLRAPALAEDLERLTGLGVERRAEGVALVDTSGRLSDIRFPGGGTVAQAALLLAARISAAAQRTGRHVLELLPAPTAAEYLAARARRIDAALPVRSVIAEFAEFAERDEESESGTYDEAGEEREEIRYPFVTDSWLRGRLKEITGEYGAGFSADLRGDPDRLLDQALDLLAAMSLIARVDGGALALPLLARYRGVTARVKTRAAVQLPVQTALFADDTAKDLTP, from the coding sequence GTGAGCCGCGTTGCCGAGAGCGTCTCCCCGCTCGAACTCGCCGACTACCAGAAGGCGGTGCGGCTCGTGCTGCGGCATCCCCTGGTCACGCCCGGGTATCCGGACAAGGCGGCGCTGGCGACCGTGCGCCGCTGGGCCGAGCAACTGCGCACCGATCTGCTGGAGGTGCTCGGCTACCGGCTCGTCACCACCGCCGACACCGCCCGGCTGCAGCGCGCGCAGGACGGCCTGGACGCCACCCGCCCGGCCCTCACCCGCGTGGGCCGCCCCTTCGACCGCCGCCGCTATGCCTACCTTGTCCTCATCCTCGCCGCCCTGGGCCGCCACGGCGCGCAGGTGGCGCTGGGCGAGTTGGCCGACGCGGTCGCCGCCGACGCCGTACGCATCGACGGACTGGGGCTCGACACCGCACGCAAGGCCGACCGGGACGCCTTCGTCGACGCCGTCACCTGGCTCACCGAACGCGGCGCGCTCACCCTCGCCGACGGCTCCGCCACCGCCTGGGCCGGCGATCCCGAGCGCGCCGAGGCCCTGTACGACATCGACCGCGAGATCCTCACCGCCGTCCACCACCCGACCCGAGTCCTGCAGCACCTGACCTCCGTCACCGCGCTCCTCGACTCCTCCGGCGCGCTGGGCTTGTCCGCCGGCCGCACCGCCCAGCGCCGCGACCAGGCTCGTCGCGCCCGCCGCCTGGTGCTGGAGAACCCGGTCGCGTACTACGCCGACGCGGACCCCGGACTCCTCGGCCAGCTGCGTGCCCCCGCCCTCGCCGAGGACCTTGAGCGCCTGACCGGGCTCGGGGTGGAGCGGCGAGCCGAGGGCGTCGCGCTCGTCGACACGTCCGGCAGGCTGTCCGACATCCGCTTCCCCGGCGGCGGCACGGTCGCGCAGGCGGCGCTGCTGTTGGCCGCTCGCATCAGCGCCGCCGCGCAGCGCACAGGGCGGCATGTCCTCGAACTGCTGCCCGCACCTACCGCCGCCGAATACCTCGCGGCCCGCGCCCGGCGGATCGACGCCGCTCTTCCGGTGCGCTCGGTGATCGCTGAATTCGCCGAATTCGCCGAGCGGGACGAGGAGTCGGAGTCCGGGACGTATGACGAGGCGGGGGAAGAGCGGGAGGAGATCCGGTATCCCTTCGTCACCGACTCCTGGCTGCGTGGCAGGCTCAAGGAGATCACCGGCGAGTACGGTGCGGGCTTCTCCGCCGATCTGCGCGGCGACCCCGACCGGCTGCTCGACCAGGCTCTGGACCTGCTGGCCGCCATGTCACTGATCGCCCGTGTCGACGGAGGAGCCCTCGCACTCCCGCTGCTCGCCCGCTACCGCGGGGTCACCGCTCGGGTGAAGACTCGTGCGGCAGTCCAACTGCCGGTCCAGACCGCCCTGTTCGCCGACGACACCGCCAAGGACCTGACGCCGTGA
- a CDS encoding SbcC/MukB-like Walker B domain-containing protein encodes MSTPAPTPAARYVPTRAGIINLWDYRDEEFSFANGWLVLRGPNGSGKTKALEVLFPFVLDGRIDPKRLNPFAAEDRTMKSNLLFRGQDSALGYVWIEFTHRDTGEAVTCGIGLHAQRHRDTPARWHFVAEGRVGEDFSLLTNDDRPMTKKQLAAELGRELIAPTADYRAAVDQRLFGLGRERYEQLLTLILTLRRPQLAKNLDPAKLSDTLTAGLRPLDDDLIAEAARSFDDMESVQRTLEGLAAADDATRAFLASYSTYLRVHARTAADKLTARRGETAERATALRTATANLETAREQQAAAETRAEKADAALAAQRAGLDQLRSSAAYQAVEQLADLERLVRTCEHIARQATAERERRTAATGRARAEAERATQLAAELDAAVSRDAATVADHAHTAGIPWTPADAEPARLAERSAAFAAARHEGVRAVRAAQQAARGAEQTRDLARVSLDRAQEAVAAAETAETAAESALESAREQARWALGQWTRAHGALLPRAKRDGGPPGRRLGEKRDGGPPGRRLGEKRDGGPPGRRLGEKRDGGPPDRRLEEGADRLAEALGLTGEAEAVTLGDVFAELTAPAVQDLRDTLASSRAQRADVERRRAETEAERDRIAAEHDDAPPPARGRTAERRELGVSPAEVPQLPPPATSGGAPRGAPRGRASGGGMPLWQLVDFASGLTDHQQASVEAALEASGLLDALLTAEDTPVTAGYSDGYLRAGAPVSGPSLADLLRPEDGTAIPAVRITAVLRSVTITGDLDTGTPQISPDGRYAAGVLVGAHTKEHAEYVGATARHRRRAARIAACEQLLTELAAQIDELARAEARADAALEAYAAARAALPRTTGITQALREVDKAAARLRATRDAADAAQTSYDETVAACSVAERALRRTAAEHAIEIERVDAVETATRAFETAVRELTARRREHAHQLQATQAAADRLTVAAEDEEAALSAERAARRRHTEEAAGFEALQEAVGAETQEVMRQVREAEDGIDALVREVEAARVAQHTAIADTAAAEARRTAAAEARSVAAAEEKDTARGLRPYAARELLDILRCPPGLAWPAQEADWAGGELPPAAVAVHEAILAATRDLTPTETSVKQSVTRLTKALDDLQARLAAAGQDYRPEWDGSDGVILVRVADEEGPLPVATFAGKIAVHHRDQAELLSDSEQRILEDALLTRLAQQIHDRTVDARDLIRRMNTDMRKRTMSSGTTVGVSWLLAEHLDDEQRAVCALLDADAARLGPDGLARVRTHFAAQIKTARAHHRDQPYRELLAEVLDYRRWRQFAFQLVRPGEPGKIEEKLTRARHSRLSGGEQSVSLHLPLFAAAHAMLNSADPHAPRLLALDEAFAGVDDTGRGELMSLAAQFDLDLFMTGYDLWAAHPSVPAAAHYDLAHTAVDHTVSALLLVWDGHRLLADDTGDLTAALGSPGTRRVPTPEEAAVVS; translated from the coding sequence GTGAGCACCCCCGCTCCCACCCCGGCCGCCCGCTATGTCCCCACCCGCGCCGGGATCATCAACCTCTGGGATTACCGGGACGAGGAATTCTCCTTCGCCAACGGCTGGCTGGTGCTGCGCGGACCCAACGGATCGGGCAAGACCAAGGCCCTCGAAGTCCTCTTCCCGTTCGTCCTCGACGGCCGCATCGACCCCAAGCGGCTCAACCCGTTCGCCGCCGAAGACCGCACGATGAAGTCCAACCTGCTCTTCCGCGGCCAGGACAGCGCCCTCGGCTACGTCTGGATCGAGTTCACCCACCGGGACACCGGCGAGGCCGTCACCTGTGGCATCGGACTGCACGCCCAGCGGCACCGCGACACACCGGCTCGTTGGCACTTCGTCGCCGAAGGCCGCGTCGGCGAGGACTTCTCCCTCCTGACGAACGACGACCGGCCGATGACGAAGAAGCAGCTCGCCGCCGAGCTCGGACGCGAGCTGATCGCCCCCACGGCCGACTACCGCGCCGCCGTCGACCAACGCCTGTTCGGCCTCGGCAGGGAGCGGTACGAGCAGTTGCTCACCCTGATCCTCACGTTGCGCCGCCCGCAGCTCGCCAAGAACCTCGACCCGGCCAAGCTCTCCGACACCCTGACCGCGGGCCTGCGCCCGCTCGACGACGACCTGATCGCCGAGGCGGCCCGCTCCTTCGACGACATGGAGTCCGTGCAGCGCACCCTGGAGGGGCTGGCCGCCGCCGACGACGCCACCCGTGCCTTCCTCGCGAGCTACTCCACCTATCTGCGTGTCCACGCCCGCACAGCCGCGGACAAGCTCACTGCCCGCCGCGGTGAAACCGCTGAGCGCGCGACCGCACTGCGTACCGCCACCGCGAACCTGGAGACGGCCCGCGAACAGCAGGCAGCCGCCGAGACGCGCGCCGAGAAAGCCGACGCCGCGCTGGCCGCCCAGCGCGCCGGCCTCGACCAGCTGCGCTCGTCCGCCGCCTACCAGGCCGTCGAGCAACTGGCCGACCTGGAACGCCTGGTGCGCACCTGCGAGCACATCGCCCGGCAGGCGACTGCCGAACGTGAACGCCGCACCGCCGCCACCGGCCGCGCCCGCGCCGAGGCCGAACGCGCCACTCAACTCGCCGCCGAACTCGACGCCGCGGTCTCCCGCGACGCCGCCACCGTCGCCGACCACGCCCATACCGCCGGCATCCCCTGGACCCCGGCCGACGCCGAGCCCGCCCGCCTTGCCGAGCGCTCCGCCGCGTTCGCCGCCGCCCGCCACGAGGGCGTCCGGGCGGTGCGCGCCGCCCAGCAGGCGGCACGCGGTGCCGAGCAGACTCGCGACCTCGCCCGGGTCTCCCTCGACCGCGCCCAGGAAGCCGTCGCCGCGGCCGAAACCGCCGAAACGGCTGCCGAGTCGGCCCTCGAATCCGCCCGCGAACAGGCCCGTTGGGCGCTCGGCCAGTGGACACGGGCACACGGCGCGCTCCTCCCCCGAGCGAAGCGAGATGGGGGTCCCCCCGGCCGGAGGCTGGGGGAGAAGCGAGATGGGGGTCCCCCCGGCCGGAGGCTGGGGGAGAAGCGAGATGGGGGTCCCCCCGGCCGGAGGCTGGGGGAGAAGCGAGATGGGGGTCCCCCCGACCGAAGGCTGGAGGAGGGTGCCGACCGACTCGCCGAAGCACTGGGCCTTACCGGCGAGGCCGAGGCGGTCACCCTCGGCGACGTCTTCGCCGAACTCACCGCCCCCGCCGTGCAGGATCTGCGCGACACGCTCGCCTCCTCGCGCGCTCAGCGCGCCGACGTCGAGCGCCGCCGTGCCGAGACCGAAGCCGAACGCGACCGGATCGCCGCCGAACACGACGACGCCCCGCCCCCGGCCCGTGGCCGCACCGCCGAGCGGCGGGAGCTGGGGGTCTCCCCGGCCGAAGTTCCCCAGCTACCTCCCCCAGCCACCTCTGGGGGTGCCCCCAGAGGTGCCCCCAGGGGGAGGGCATCCGGCGGCGGCATGCCGCTGTGGCAACTCGTCGATTTCGCCAGTGGGCTGACCGATCATCAACAAGCTAGCGTCGAAGCAGCCTTGGAGGCATCGGGCCTCCTCGACGCCCTCCTCACCGCCGAGGACACCCCCGTGACCGCCGGGTATAGCGACGGCTACCTCCGCGCCGGTGCCCCGGTCAGCGGACCGAGCCTGGCCGACCTCTTGCGGCCCGAGGACGGCACCGCGATCCCGGCCGTGCGTATCACCGCCGTGCTGCGCTCCGTCACCATCACTGGCGACCTCGACACCGGGACCCCGCAGATCAGCCCCGACGGCCGATACGCCGCCGGCGTCCTGGTCGGCGCCCACACCAAAGAACACGCCGAGTACGTAGGCGCCACCGCCCGCCATCGCCGCCGCGCCGCCCGGATCGCCGCCTGCGAGCAGCTGCTGACCGAACTCGCCGCCCAAATCGATGAGTTGGCGCGCGCCGAGGCCCGTGCGGACGCCGCCCTTGAGGCGTACGCCGCCGCCCGCGCCGCCCTGCCCCGCACCACCGGCATCACGCAGGCGCTGCGTGAAGTCGACAAGGCCGCGGCGAGGCTGCGCGCCACCCGCGACGCCGCCGACGCCGCCCAGACGTCCTACGACGAGACCGTGGCCGCCTGCTCGGTCGCTGAGCGCGCCCTGCGTCGCACCGCGGCCGAGCACGCCATCGAGATCGAGCGCGTCGACGCTGTCGAGACCGCTACCCGCGCCTTCGAGACCGCGGTACGCGAACTCACCGCCCGCCGCCGCGAACACGCCCACCAGCTTCAGGCCACGCAGGCGGCGGCCGACCGGCTCACCGTCGCGGCCGAAGACGAGGAAGCGGCCTTGAGCGCCGAGCGCGCCGCGCGCCGTCGGCACACCGAGGAGGCCGCGGGGTTCGAAGCCCTCCAGGAGGCCGTCGGGGCCGAGACGCAGGAGGTGATGCGCCAGGTGCGGGAGGCCGAAGACGGGATCGACGCTCTGGTCCGGGAGGTTGAGGCGGCTCGCGTGGCCCAGCACACCGCGATCGCGGACACCGCGGCCGCCGAGGCCCGCCGCACGGCCGCCGCCGAGGCCCGGTCGGTTGCCGCCGCGGAGGAGAAGGACACCGCCCGTGGCCTTCGCCCGTACGCCGCCCGCGAGCTCCTCGACATTCTGCGCTGCCCGCCGGGCCTCGCCTGGCCCGCGCAGGAGGCCGACTGGGCCGGCGGCGAACTGCCGCCCGCCGCGGTCGCCGTGCACGAGGCGATCCTCGCCGCCACCCGTGACCTGACCCCCACCGAGACCAGTGTCAAGCAGTCGGTCACCCGTCTCACCAAGGCCCTGGACGACCTGCAGGCGCGGCTCGCCGCCGCCGGACAGGACTACCGGCCCGAATGGGACGGCTCCGACGGGGTCATCCTCGTACGCGTCGCCGACGAGGAAGGCCCGCTGCCCGTCGCCACCTTCGCCGGGAAGATCGCGGTGCACCACCGCGACCAGGCCGAACTGCTCTCCGATTCCGAGCAGCGCATCCTGGAGGACGCCCTACTCACCCGGCTCGCCCAGCAGATCCACGACCGCACCGTCGACGCCCGCGACCTGATCAGGCGGATGAACACCGACATGCGCAAGCGCACGATGTCATCGGGGACGACGGTCGGCGTGAGCTGGCTACTCGCCGAACATCTCGACGACGAGCAGCGCGCTGTCTGCGCCCTCCTTGACGCCGACGCCGCCCGCCTCGGCCCCGACGGCCTCGCTCGGGTGCGCACCCACTTCGCCGCGCAGATCAAGACCGCCCGCGCCCACCACCGCGACCAGCCCTACCGCGAACTCCTCGCCGAGGTCCTTGACTACCGGCGCTGGCGGCAGTTCGCGTTCCAGCTGGTACGCCCCGGCGAGCCCGGCAAGATCGAGGAGAAGCTCACCCGCGCCCGGCACAGCCGCCTGTCGGGCGGTGAGCAGTCCGTGTCGCTGCACCTGCCGCTGTTCGCCGCCGCCCACGCCATGCTCAACTCCGCCGACCCGCACGCCCCGCGGCTGCTCGCCCTCGACGAGGCATTCGCGGGCGTGGACGACACCGGGCGCGGCGAACTCATGTCGCTGGCAGCCCAGTTCGACCTCGACCTGTTCATGACCGGATACGACCTGTGGGCCGCCCACCCCTCCGTCCCCGCCGCCGCCCACTACGACCTCGCCCACACGGCCGTCGACCACACGGTCTCCGCGCTGCTGCTCGTCTGGGACGGCCACCGGCTCCTCGCCGACGACACCGGCGACCTCACCGCCGCCCTCGGCTCGCCCGGCACCCGTCGCGTCCCGACGCCTGAGGAGGCCGCGGTTGTCAGCTGA
- a CDS encoding TIGR02679 family protein, with product MSAERREYDELRGEAWTRLLAAARRKLERTGGVLDGDIGLTGPSEAERRTVIGITGRYRPETAKRLAIPLRDLDGYLHDRYGTGLLQTLGRLHGPLRDRPAERADEEEGREQALQSAHSSRLAGQGWFAAWLDRIAADGTLTRLVRRGDAPLLDAAVRVLERLPGDPDRIPGHPAGLLPLPVLAEWAIGDTKALVPGTPLEQLVLRALAQRTGGDVPRERAGRRALWESAGAIADDLASQVLVLNIGAEGDTVVCDWLRDAADFGIPFRLTLHQLATDPVVPAARAIFVCENPAVLRAAAGELQDTGAALVCTEGVPSAACHKLLGDAVRAGARLHWRADFDWAGLRITAGAVARHGARPWRMTAADYTAALSKGESTPLAGPPAASPWDPELARAMNESGSTVMEERLLPALLSDLART from the coding sequence TTGTCAGCTGAGCGGCGTGAGTACGACGAGTTGCGAGGCGAGGCTTGGACCCGGCTGCTCGCCGCCGCCCGCCGCAAGCTGGAGCGCACCGGCGGCGTGCTCGACGGCGACATCGGACTCACGGGGCCCAGCGAGGCCGAACGCCGTACCGTCATCGGCATCACCGGCCGCTACCGGCCCGAGACCGCCAAACGCCTCGCCATACCCCTGCGCGACCTGGACGGGTATCTGCACGACCGCTACGGCACCGGTCTCCTCCAGACCCTCGGCCGGCTCCACGGCCCGCTGCGCGACCGGCCGGCCGAACGGGCTGACGAGGAAGAGGGCCGCGAACAGGCCCTGCAATCCGCCCACTCCAGCCGACTCGCCGGGCAAGGGTGGTTCGCGGCCTGGCTGGACCGGATCGCCGCCGACGGCACCCTCACCCGTCTCGTACGCCGCGGGGACGCACCCCTCCTCGACGCCGCGGTGCGCGTCCTGGAAAGGCTCCCCGGTGACCCGGACCGGATCCCCGGGCACCCGGCCGGCCTCCTGCCGCTCCCGGTCCTCGCCGAGTGGGCGATCGGCGACACCAAGGCCCTCGTTCCCGGCACCCCGCTCGAACAGCTCGTCCTGCGCGCCCTCGCCCAGCGCACCGGTGGCGATGTCCCGCGCGAGAGGGCCGGGCGGCGCGCCCTGTGGGAGAGCGCCGGAGCCATCGCCGATGACCTCGCCAGCCAGGTACTCGTCCTCAACATCGGGGCCGAGGGCGACACGGTCGTCTGCGACTGGCTGCGCGACGCCGCCGACTTCGGCATCCCCTTCCGGCTCACCCTCCACCAACTCGCCACCGACCCCGTCGTCCCCGCCGCCCGCGCCATCTTCGTCTGCGAGAACCCGGCTGTACTGCGGGCCGCGGCCGGCGAACTCCAGGACACCGGCGCGGCCCTCGTCTGCACCGAGGGCGTCCCGTCCGCCGCCTGCCACAAACTGCTCGGCGACGCCGTACGCGCGGGAGCCCGGCTGCACTGGCGCGCCGACTTCGACTGGGCCGGCCTGCGTATCACCGCGGGCGCCGTGGCCCGCCACGGTGCCCGCCCGTGGCGGATGACCGCCGCCGACTACACGGCGGCCCTCAGCAAGGGCGAGTCCACACCGCTCGCGGGACCGCCCGCGGCCAGCCCCTGGGACCCCGAACTGGCCCGTGCCATGAACGAGTCGGGCAGCACGGTCATGGAGGAACGCCTCCTGCCCGCACTCCTGTCCGACCTCGCCCGCACCTGA
- a CDS encoding Crp/Fnr family transcriptional regulator, whose product MAEIASPGGISFPSFDDRVPFLVRLEDAERKALLTLGRKVNYKARTEVIHQFDPSTHVLLVLKGRLMVTAVAAKGYVVLLALRRPGDLVGESAALSGGPRSATVTTLENAECVLVGRETFLEFLAQYPNAHHQLSGLLVDRVRAGDRRALQFASLSVKERLAVLLLDLARSHSRRTDSGLLLTVPLSQQELAGSVGASREAIARLLTELRKNGVVVTARRKILVLRPEVLRRIAAGGEQI is encoded by the coding sequence ATGGCCGAGATCGCGTCACCTGGCGGCATCAGTTTTCCGTCCTTCGATGACCGTGTCCCGTTCCTCGTCCGCTTAGAGGACGCGGAGCGCAAGGCGTTACTCACTCTGGGCAGGAAGGTCAACTACAAGGCTCGCACCGAAGTTATTCACCAGTTCGACCCTTCGACCCACGTGCTGCTCGTCCTCAAGGGGCGGCTGATGGTGACGGCCGTCGCCGCCAAGGGCTATGTGGTCCTGCTGGCGCTGCGTCGGCCCGGTGACCTCGTCGGGGAGTCCGCCGCTCTGTCCGGAGGCCCGCGCTCGGCGACCGTGACCACGCTGGAGAACGCGGAGTGCGTGTTGGTCGGCAGGGAGACCTTTCTGGAGTTTCTGGCGCAGTATCCCAACGCACACCACCAGTTGAGCGGTTTGCTCGTCGACCGGGTGCGCGCGGGGGATCGCCGGGCGCTGCAGTTCGCCTCTCTGTCCGTGAAGGAACGGCTCGCGGTCCTGCTTCTCGACCTCGCTCGCTCGCACAGCCGGCGAACGGATTCCGGTCTCCTGCTGACCGTGCCCCTGAGCCAGCAGGAGCTGGCCGGGTCGGTCGGGGCGTCCCGCGAGGCGATCGCGCGACTCCTCACTGAGCTGCGCAAGAACGGCGTCGTCGTCACCGCCCGGCGGAAGATCCTGGTGCTGCGCCCGGAGGTGTTGCGCCGGATCGCGGCGGGCGGGGAGCAGATCTGA
- a CDS encoding Pycsar system effector family protein, which yields MTDSVTGGLPEPLAERLLAEIRVEIARADGKAAALVGALGLTSGLLGGAVATSGWSPGLLATAGRILWWVGALALTVSLAAFLLTVAPRYGRPEWVPGAPLTYFGDVRRAAERGQLATALAATEEVPRARLVQALDVTSRIAAIKLRWVRIGLVAFITGALLLFTSLLIG from the coding sequence ATGACGGATTCAGTCACGGGAGGATTACCCGAGCCCCTCGCGGAGCGGCTGCTCGCCGAGATCCGTGTGGAGATCGCCCGGGCCGACGGTAAGGCGGCGGCGCTGGTAGGGGCGCTCGGCCTGACCAGCGGACTGCTCGGCGGAGCGGTGGCGACGAGCGGTTGGTCGCCGGGATTACTGGCCACGGCGGGACGGATCCTGTGGTGGGTCGGCGCCTTGGCCCTGACGGTGTCCCTGGCCGCCTTTCTGCTGACGGTGGCGCCGCGCTACGGACGACCCGAGTGGGTACCGGGCGCTCCCCTGACCTATTTCGGTGACGTCCGCCGCGCCGCGGAGCGCGGACAGCTTGCCACGGCCCTGGCCGCGACCGAGGAAGTCCCGCGGGCACGGCTCGTTCAAGCGCTCGACGTCACCAGCCGCATCGCGGCGATCAAGCTGCGCTGGGTGCGGATCGGCCTCGTGGCGTTCATCACGGGGGCGCTGCTTCTGTTCACGTCGCTGCTCATCGGATGA
- a CDS encoding M48 family metalloprotease: MNQQHDDTTDPQYPDDRMPQEPPAYPVGGEAAPPYPGEQPLATGASAPAAPVYPVEQPPTAVAPPRPSALPLPAAPIAVPPPTAPPVPRVFDPARDLALHDGRHYIARNQRGADATAVTQLLTLVPHFVCSLVIVGALAVELFGHVLGYLVAAAWVASGALVFHRPTERLVALRMLRLRPPTAEEFAYLAPIWVEISKRSQVDHTDYELWIEESDEINAVAAAGHIVGVTRHSLTHLPPGQLAGVLAHELGHHTGGHSWARLMGGWYALPVRMTWAALRAATRVVFHISKRLFCLGGAFVILFMGVAGVAAVVTMPWIFVPMLLSPYLLAALDRSAELRADRKAAELGFAPTLIEVLRRNGLAERPDGELSAWTGPAGSRLGTMDHMLSSHPGSEVRVRRLLEYVPPPR, encoded by the coding sequence ATGAACCAGCAGCACGACGACACCACCGACCCCCAATATCCCGACGACCGGATGCCGCAGGAGCCTCCGGCCTATCCAGTGGGCGGTGAGGCGGCACCCCCTTATCCCGGCGAACAACCACTGGCGACCGGCGCCTCCGCCCCTGCGGCCCCCGTCTATCCGGTCGAGCAGCCGCCGACCGCCGTGGCCCCTCCTCGGCCGTCGGCTCTCCCCTTGCCCGCGGCGCCGATCGCTGTGCCGCCGCCGACCGCGCCTCCGGTCCCACGCGTCTTCGACCCGGCCCGCGACCTGGCGCTGCACGACGGTCGCCACTACATCGCCAGGAATCAGCGCGGCGCCGATGCCACCGCCGTCACACAACTGCTCACGCTCGTCCCACACTTCGTGTGCAGCCTGGTCATTGTCGGCGCGCTGGCTGTCGAACTCTTCGGCCATGTCCTGGGGTACTTGGTGGCTGCGGCCTGGGTGGCGTCCGGGGCTCTGGTGTTCCATCGCCCGACGGAGCGGCTGGTCGCCTTGCGCATGCTCCGACTCCGGCCCCCGACCGCTGAGGAGTTCGCCTATCTGGCACCCATCTGGGTGGAGATCAGCAAACGATCGCAGGTCGACCACACCGACTACGAGCTGTGGATCGAGGAGAGCGACGAGATCAACGCCGTCGCGGCGGCGGGCCACATCGTCGGCGTCACCCGGCACTCACTCACCCATCTGCCGCCTGGTCAGCTCGCCGGGGTGCTGGCGCATGAGCTGGGGCACCACACCGGAGGCCACTCCTGGGCCCGGCTGATGGGCGGGTGGTACGCGCTGCCGGTCCGGATGACGTGGGCCGCGCTGCGCGCGGCGACGCGGGTGGTCTTCCACATCTCCAAGCGGCTCTTCTGCCTGGGCGGGGCTTTCGTGATCCTGTTCATGGGCGTCGCGGGTGTGGCCGCAGTGGTGACCATGCCGTGGATCTTCGTGCCGATGCTGCTCAGTCCCTACCTGCTGGCGGCGCTGGACCGCTCCGCCGAACTGCGTGCCGACCGCAAGGCGGCCGAACTCGGGTTCGCTCCCACGCTGATCGAAGTGCTGCGGCGGAATGGGCTCGCCGAGCGCCCAGACGGCGAGCTGTCGGCGTGGACCGGCCCGGCCGGCAGTCGGTTGGGCACGATGGATCACATGCTGAGCAGCCATCCCGGCTCTGAGGTCCGGGTGCGTCGGCTGCTCGAGTACGTGCCGCCGCCGCGCTGA